The Microbacterium esteraromaticum genome contains the following window.
GCGGCCGAACGGCCAGCCTCTCAGTATATGCGCCCACCGACGGTGACCAGGTTCATCCCCGAGAGGGATGCGGATGCTACCAACGGACGACGCGCGATGCGGCACCACCCCCGTAGCGTGCTCTCGTGGATCTGATCAACGAACTCATTGCGCAGGCTGTGGCCTCGCCGTGGCTGTTTCCGGTGCTGTTCGTCGCGACCGTGATCGATGGCTTCTTCCCGCCGGTGCCCAGTGAGTCCGTGCTGGTCGCGGCGGCGGCTGTGCTGGCGATGACGGATGCGACCGCCCTGGTGCCGCTGTGCCTGCTCGCCGCGGCGGCGGCGACGATCGGCGACAACATCGCGTTCTGGGTCGGCCGCCGCGTGGGAACGCGACGGTTCCGATGGATGCGCAGGCCCCGGGTGGCCGCGACCTTCGATCACGCGCGACGTGCGATGGATCATTCCGCGGCCGTGCTCGTGCTCGGGGCGCGGTACGTGCCCGTCGGCCGAGTCGCGGTGAACATGTCGGCCGGGGCTGTCGGATACCCATGGCGGCGCTTTCTGCCCCTGTCGGCGCTCGCCGGGTTGTGCTGGAGCGTCTTCAGCATCACGATCGGGCTGGTCGCGGGAACGTGGGTGCGCGACCAGCCGCTGCTGGCGGCGTTGCTCGGCGTCGCCATCGCCCTGCTGATCGGCGTGATCGTCGATCGGGTGGCGGCGCTGCGACGCCGCGCGCGCCGGCGTCGGCGTCGGCTCGAGCGGAGCACTGCGGATGCCACCGCGAGCGCCCCGGGCGACGCCGAGGCGCCCGTGCCGGAGCCGCGCGATCAGCACGAGCCCGTACCCGTACCGACGCCTCAGGACGAACGCACTTCGCGACTGGCAGGATGACGGACATGTCCGTGCGCATTCGTCGCCCCACGTATCGCCAGGCCGCGAGCCTGTTGATCTCCGTCGCGTGCGTGGCGCTTTTTGCCGTGCTGGTGCCGCTGCAGTCCGTGGTCTACGGGACCCCCGTCGCCCTGTCGTTCCTGCTCGGCGCGGGGATGTGCGGGGCGCCGCTACTCATGCTGACCCGTCCGCGACTGGCCACGGCCATGATGGTCGTCGCACAACTGAGTCTGGGGCTACTGGTATCGCCCACGCTGGTGCAGCATGCCCCTTGGCCCTGGTCCGTGCCCGCGATGCTCGCGCTGCTGTGCGCGGTGGCCGTCGCAACGGCACAGCACGGCGCGAGGATGGGTTCCCTGCCGCTCATCGTCGGCGCCGCGACTTCTCTGATGGTCGTCATCCTGAGCCCCGACGTGGTTGCGCAGGTGGCCGCGGCGGCGTCGGCGAACCTCATCGTCGGCGTATGCACCGCCGTCGGCGTGTACCTGCTGACCTTGCTCATCACGGCGCGGTTGCGGGTGGGCGCGGAGCTCGACCGCGAGCGCGCAGTATCTGCCTCTGAGCACGAACGCCGGCTGCGGGTCGAAGAGCGCACGCGCATTGCCCGCGAACTGCATGACATCGTGGCGCACAGCATGTCAGTGATCCAGGTGCAGGCCGCCACCGCCCGCTACCGGGTCGATGACCTCCCTGAGGCCGCCGCGCAGGAATTCGACGGCATCGCCGCGACTGCCCGCACCTCCTTGACCGAGATGCGGCGGCTGCTCGGAGTGCTGCGCACCGAGGAGGGGGCACCGGAGCTCACGCCCCAACAGGGCATCGCCGACATCCCGGAGCTGATTGACAGCATCCGCAGCTCGGGGGCCTCGGTGTCGTTCGAGCAGCGCGTCGGCCCGCGCGAAACGCCCGCCGGCGTCGGTCTTGCGGCGTTCCGCATCGCCCAGGAGGCACTGAGCAACGCGCTGCGACACGCCCCGGGCGCGCCCATCGCCGTCTCCCTGGAGGTCAACGACAGCGACCTGCGCCTGCGCGTGCGCAGTGCGCCGCCAGGCGCGCATCGCGGGCCGGATCGGGCGTCCGACTCCCCCACGGCGAGCGCGACGCAACCGCATCCGACGGCTGGAAGCGGCCACGGCCTTCGAGGCATGCGCGAACGCGCGGCGGTGCTGGGCGGTACTGTTCAGGCATCGGCCACCGCCGACGGCGGCTGGCTCGTCGATGCCCGCCTTCCCTTCAATACCCCTGACCCTGTGGAGCTCTCGTGACGATCCGTGTTCTCATCGCCGACGATCAGGGCATGGTGCGTGCCGGCTTCGCGGCGCTGTTGAACGCCCATGACGGCATCGACGTTGTCGGCCAGGCCGCAGACGGCGCCGAGGCGGCCCGACTGTGCGCGCGTCTCGAACCCGACGTGGTGCTGATGGACGTGCGGATGCCCGAGCTCGACGGTATCGCCGCGACGCGCCGGATCCTCGGCCCGGACTATCCCGCCGCCCGGGTGCCGCGCATCCTGATGCTCACGACGTTCGACATCGACGACTACGTGTATGACGCGCTGGAGGCCGGAGCCAGCGGCTTTCTGCTCAAGGACGCGCTGCCCGAGGAACTCGTACACGCCGTGCGGGTCATCGCCGCCGGTGATGCGCTGCTGGCCCCCAGCGTGACGCGCCGCATGATCGAGCATTTCGGTGCGCGCCGGCCCCGGCCCCCGGTCGCACGGCCGACCCTGGCGGGGCTGACCGAGCGCGAGCGCGAGGTGCTCACGCTGATCGGCAGGGGGCTGTCGAACGCCGAGATCGCCGCCGAGCTGTTCATCGCCGAACAGACCGTGAAGACACACGTCGGCAAGGTCTTCCAGAAGCTGGCGCTGCGCGACCGTGTGCAGGCGGTGATCTTCGCCTACGACGCGGGTCTCGTCTCGCCCGCTGTGTGAGTGGCTCCCCGGTAGGGGGTGAACCGCCCCTGTGAGGTGATGCGCCCGTCGCCACCCGTTCCATAGTCTCCTGGCACATCGACCAGGAGGCGCCATGTCCACCACCGCTGCCGGCCGCGACACCGCGGTCGATCTCGTCCGCTCTCTGTGCGTGCTGGGCGTGATCGTCCTGCACGCCCTCATGGTCGGAGTCACGGTCACCGCGCAGGGGCCGGCGTTCGAGAACGCGGCCGAGAGCGGCGCCTGGCTGGTACCAGTGAGTTGGGCACTGCAGGTGATGCCGCTGTTCTTCGTCATCGGTGGATTCGCGGGCATCACCGCATTGCGTCGACGCTCCACGTCGGCTGCCGCGTTCGCCGCCGCGCGTGTGCACCGTCTGGTGCGTCCGGCGCTCGCCGTGGTCGCGACGGCGGGTGTGCTCCTGGCGTTGCTCACCCACACCGGGGTCGCAGATGACCTCGTCGGTGTGGCGGGCTTCCGCTTCTCACAGCCGCTGTGGTTCCTCGGCGTGTTCCTGGGCTGTCAGGCTCTGCTGCCGCTGATGGTGCGGCTGCACGCCCGGTACCGGGTGGGCGCCCTGGGCGCACTCGCCGCCATGGCCGTGCTGGTGGATGCTGCGCGCATCATCACCGGCCAGGCTGCGGTCGGTCTGGTCAACATGGCCTTTGTCTGGTTGGCCCTGCAACAGCTGGGGTTCTTCCTCTCGGATGGCAGCATCGACCGCATCGGGCCTCGGGCGCGGGCTCTCGCCGCGACCGCTGCCGTCGCCGTCCTGGTGCTGTCATTCCAGAGCGGCTTCCACTCCCCCGATCTGATCGCCAATCTCAACCCGCCGACGACGGCGCTGCTGCTGGTCGGACTGACCCACACCTTGCTGTTCTCGCTCGCACGGTCGAGGATCGCCGTCGTCGCTGAGCGGCCCGTGCTCGCAGCCTTCACGGCGTTCGTATCGCAGCGCACCATGACTATCTACCTCTGGCACATGCCTGTACTGCTCGCCCTTGCCGGTGTTCTCGCGCTGTTCGCTCAGCAGACCGGCGGCGCCCTTCCCGCGCCGGGCGGAGCGGAGTGGTGGCTGACTCGTCCCGCATGGGTCGCCGTCGCGGTGGCGTTGACGGCGCTGCTGAGCGTGCCCCTGGCGCGCATCGAGGCGTCGCGCGTCCGCCGCGGCTTGGTCCGCGCGGATCGAGCCGCAGCGGGTGTCGTCCTGGGAGTGGCCGGCGTCGTGGTGCTGCTCGCCGCCGGCACCACCCCAGTGACGGCCGCGATCACCAGCGTGCTGTGGCTCGGAGCACTCATCGTCACGTCACCCCGGCCGGTGCCCGCAGAGCGTCAGCTCCCGGTGCACACGCTCAGCGCGCCAGCCCGCGGGCGGCGAGCGCGTCACCGACGTCATCCGCGTGCCGGAGTGTCAGTACCAGCAGGGGCAGCGCCGCGCGCGGCCCGAGTCGCACGCCACGCGCGCGCTGCGCGTCCCGCACCTGATTCAGGAATCCCGCGAGCACCGGAACCATGGCGATGGTGAGGGAGATCGCCAGTGCGGCCGTGTCCGGGTCGAGCCGGAACACCCGCAGGGGACGCAAGAGCCGCTGCAGCACATCGAGCAGGTCGCCCATGCGGGTGGTGCGGGTGACGAGGTCGGCGAGCAGGATCAGTGCCACCACGCGCCCGGCGTTGCGCACGGCTTCGTCGATGCCGACGAAGATCCACAGCGCCCCGGCGAGCACGATGATCAGCCAGCGTAGACGCCACCAGGACTCTGCCAGCAGACGCCACCCCAGCCCGCCCACGACGTAGAGTGACGAGACGGCGGCCACCAGTATCGCGGTGCCGGTCGTCCCCAGCGCAAGCACCGACACACACAGCGCCAACGCCGCGAGTAGACCGAGTTTCGCACCGGCCGACATGCGATGCAGGATGCCCGTGCCGGGCCGGTACAGCGAGATCATGCCGCTCGTCGCCGGTACTGGTCGATCACATCGGCGGGTTCGCCGACCGCGTGCACAGAGCCGTCGACGAACAGCACGACCTCATCGCACTGCGCCGCGAGTTCGAGATCATGGGTGACGAGCACGACCGGCACGTCGAGGTTCAGCAACAGGTCGCCGATGCGGCGGGTGTTGCGCAGGTCGAGCAGTGTGGTCGGTTCGTCGGCGACGACGAGGTCGGGGGCCGTGGCGAGCACCGCAGCGACGGCGAGCAGCTGCCGTTGGCCGCCCGAGAGGCTGGCGACGGGCTGGTCTGCACGGCCCGCCAACCCGTACCGTGCAAGCAGCCCGTCGATGCGTGTAGCTCGCTCGCGCTTGTCCACCCGCCCCAGCGAGAGCGCGAGGTCTTCGCCGGGTGTCGGCATCAGGATCTGCGCCTCGGGATTGGTGAAGACGAAGCCGACGCGGGCCCGCAGTTGGTCGGCGTGCTCGGTGGCATCGAGTCCGAGCACGCGCATCGTGCCGGTGGTCGGCTGTCGGAGACCGTTCAGCAGACGGGCGAAGGTCGACTTACCCGACCCGTTCGCCCCGATCACGGCCGTGCGGCGCGCGGACAACGTCACCGAGACGTCGCGCAGTACGCGAACACCCTCCGCCTCATAGCCGACTCCCCGGAGCGAGATGTCGGCGGTCGTCACGATGCAGCGGATGCCACGTGCACGACCCGCTGCGGGAATGCGCGCGGGTAGGCACGACGCAATGCCACGGCCAGCGCCGTCGCCGCACCGGCCTTGATCAGATCGCCCGGCAGGAATGCGAGGGTCGACACGGCGGTCAGGTCGAGCGGTACGCCCGTGACCCACGACTGGACGGGGATACCGAACAGGTACACGACGGCGATGCCCCCGACAAGGGTGGCGATACCCGCACGCCACCAGGTGAACCGCCCGGAGTGCGCGATGACCCCGATCACGATCGCGCCGACGACCCATCCCAGCAGGTAGCCCGCCGTGGGTCCGACGAAGACCCCGAGGCCGCCACGCCCACCGGCCAGTACGGGAAGGCCGACGGCGGCCAGCGCCAGCACGATGAGGATCGCCAGCGGGGCGCGACGGGCACCCAGGATGAGTCCTGCGAGCATGACGCCCAGCGTCTGCCCCGTGATCGGCACGCCTCCGGGCAGGGGCACCATGACGGTGCCGAGCACGATGATCAGCGCGGCGAACAGCGCGATGCGAGCGAGATCGGCGCTGAGGGGGCGACGGACAGCAGACATAGGTTTCCTCTCAGAGATTTCCTGAACGATGTTCACCTGAACAGTGTTCACCTGAACGCTGTTCACTATACTGGCCGTATGGCCCCCTCCCGACACGATCGACACAGCGTCATCGACTGCGCTCTGCGCCTACTCGATGACATCGGCCTTCCCGATCTGTCGATGCGCCGCATCGCCGCCGAGCTCGAGGTGCAACCCAGCGCGCTCTACTGGCACTTCCCCAACAAGCAAGCGCTGCTGGCAGGTGTGGCAGATCGCATCCTCTCTGCTGTACCGGCCCCCGATGCATCCCGCGACACCTCGCAGGTCGCGCACGCCATCCTCGACGCCCTGCTGGCTTATCGCGACGGCGCCGAGATCGTCATGAGCAGCTACGCGCTGCGCCTCGGTACCCCGCGCGCACAGCAGGCGCTTGCCGCGTCACTGACCCCGCACCCCGACAGCGACGTCCTCGCCGACGCCGTCTTCGAGTTCATCCTGGGGCATGCCACCCTGCTGCAGCAGCGCATGCACGCACAGAGCATCGGGGCCGTCGAGCCCGACGCTCAGGATCCGACCGCGCACTCCGACGCGGTGTTCTGCACCGGCATCCGAGCACTCACCGCGGGCGTACGTGTCTGAACGCGGCACGGCCGATTCCCACACAGCAGGGGCAGCGTCGTTCAGCGGATCGCGAAGATGCGCTCGATGGCCTCGGTGATGATCTCGGGGCTGGTGCCGAAGTTCAGCCGCACGTGTCCGGCACCCTCGGCGCCGAAGGCCGGACCGAAGTGCAACGCGACTCCTGCCTCGCGCAGAATGCGCTTGGCCGGGTTGGCGCCCCAGCCGAGTGCACTCAGATCGATCCAGCCGAGATAGCCGGCATCGGGCATCCGATACTCCGCCTCGGGCAGTCGATCGGCCAGCAGATCACCGAGCAGGCGACGGTTGGCATCGAGAGTCAGCAGCAGGCCGTCGAGCCATTCGTCGCTCTCGGGCGCGAACGCCGCCACTGCGGCGAGCAGGCCGAACTGTCCGGTACGCCACTCGACTTCGACGGGAAGCCGGCGCAGCACGCGTCGATGCGCGGCGCTCTCGGCGACCATCAGAGCGCACTTGAGCCCTGCGAGGTTGAACGCCTTGCTCGCGCTGACGACCGCGAACCCCACCTGGGCAGCGGCATCTCCGGCGGCCAGGAACGGCGTGTACCCCTTGCCGGGTTGCGCCAGGGGCGCGTGGATCTCGTCCGACACGACGACGGCGCCGTGCTGCGCAGCGAGTTCGGCCAATGCCCGCAAGGACGCCGCCGAGTGTACGGTGCCGGTCGGGTTGTGCGGGTTGCACAACAGCACCGCGCGGGCCCCGGATGCCAGCGACCCGGCGATCCTCTCCAGGTCGAGCTCCCAGCCCGAACCGGTATCGCGCAGAGGCACCCGTTCGACGACGCCGCCGGCCTCTTCAACCAGCTCGAAGAACGGCGGGTACACCGGCGGGTTCACGATCACACGTTCGCCGGGCGCGATCACCCGGCGCAGGATCTCAACGATCCCCATGCTGACATCCGCGGTGCTGCGCATGCCCGCAGGGTCGGGGGCCCACCCGAAACGGCGATCGGCGAATGCCGCATACGACGCCGCCAGCGGTGTGCGCGAGGCGACGTACCCCGTGTCGCCACCCCGCACGGCACGCTCGAGCGCCGCGGTGATCTGCGGGGCGAGCGGAAAATCAGTCTCGGCGACGAACAGCGGGAGCACCCCTTCGGGGTACTCCCGCCATTTCTCGCTTGTTCGGCGGCGCAACTGCTCCAAGCTCAGGGCCTGAATGGGCGCAGCCATGTCAGTTCGGCTCCGGGTCAGATGGCGAAGCCGAGGGCGCGCATCATGTCACGCCCGTCGTCGGTGATCCGCTCCGGGCCCCACGGCGGCATCCACACCCAGTTGATCCGGAACTGATCGACCACGGCGTCCAGCGCCTGAGCGGTCTGCTCCTCGAGCACATCGGTGAGCGGGCAGCCGGCGCTGGTCAGGGTCATGTGGATGACCAGTGCATCGTTCTCGTCATCCCACGACAGGTCGTAGATCAGACCGAGGTCGACGACGTTGATCCCGAGCTCGGGATCCATGACGTCCTTGAGAGCCTCGGTGACCTCGTCGAACTTCTCGGGAGTGAGGGTCGCGGTCATGCCCTCAGCCTACGCTTCGATCGGGGCTGCGGGGTCGATGAAACGGTCGTAGCCCTCGTCCTCCAGACGGTCGGCCAGTTCGGCGCCGCCCTCTTCGACGATCTTGCCCGCCACGATCACGTGCACGAAGTCCGGGCGGATGTACCGCAGGATGCGCGTGTAGTGCGTGATCAGCAGCACACCCAGATCGGTGGCCTCCTTCGCACGGTTGACACCCTCGGACACGATCTTCAGCGCGTCGACGTCCAGACCCGAGTCGGTCTCGTCGAGCACGGCGAACTTCGGCTTGAGCACCTCAAGCTGCATGATCTCGTGGCGCTTCTTCTCGCCGCCCGAGAAGCCCTCGTTGACGTTGCGCTGAGCGAACTTCGGGTCCATGCGCAGGTTGCTCATGGCCGACTTGACATCCTTGGTCCACTGACGGATCGAGGGCGCCTCGCCATCGATCGCGGTCTTGGCCGTGCGCAGGAAGTTCGTCACCGTGACGCCGGGGATCTCCACCGGGTACTGCATGGCGAGGAACAGGCCGGCGCGGGCACGCTCGTCGACGCTCATCTCGAGCACGTCCTCACCGTCGAAGGTGATGGTGCCCTGGGTGACGGTGTACTTGGGGTGACCGGCGATCGTGTAGGCGAGGGTGGACTTGCCCGAGCCGTTGGGGCCCATGATCGCGTGCGTCTCACCGGTCTTGATGGTGAGGTCGATCCCGTTGAGGATCGGCGAAGTGCCCTGATCGGTCTCGACCGTTACGTGCAGGTCGCGGATCTCGAGAACAGACATTCAGACTTCCTTAATGACAGTGGGGTCGATGAGCACGTCGTCACCGTCGATCGTGACGGCGTAAACAGGGACGGGCTCGTAAGCGGGGAGGTTGAGGGGGTGGCCGGTCTCGAGCGAGAACGCCGAGCCGTGGGCCCAGCACTCCAGCGTCTTACCTTCCACGAAGCCCTCGGCCAGCGAGATGTCGCCGTGCGTGCAGCGGTCGCCGATCGCGTGGATCACGTCGTCGGCGTCCTTCACCAGTGCGATCGCGACGCCGTCGATCTCGACGCGCAGCGGGGTGTCCTGCTCGAGTTCACTGACGCCGCACGCGCGCTGCGCACTCACTGGGCGGCCTCGCGATCGCCCAGAACGGCCTGCGGGTCGACCGCGGCAAGCTCGGCGTCGACAGCGGCGAGCAGCTCGTCCTGCACCGACGGGATGCCGATGCGCTGGATGACCTCGGTGAGGAAGCCGAACACGACCAGCCGTCGCGCCTCGTCCTCGGTGATGCCGCGAGCCTGCAGGTAGAACAGCTGCTCGTCGTCGAAGCGCCCCGTGGCGCTGGCGTGACCGGCACCGGCGATGTCACCGGTCTCGATCTCGAGGTTCGGGATCGAGTCGGCGCGAGCTCCCTCGGTGAGCACCAGGTTTCGGTTCGCCTCGTACGAGTCGGTGCCGACGGCGTCCCGGCCGATCAGCACGTCGCCGATCCACACGCTGTGCGCGCTCGCACCGTTAAGGGCACCCTTGTAGAGCACGTCACCGGTGGTGTGCGCACCCTTGTGGTGCAGGTACACCTGGCTCTCGAGGTGCTGACCCGAATCGGCGAAGGACAGACCGTACAGGTAGCCCTCCGAACCGGTGCCGGCGAGTTCGAGGTTGGGGTTCACGCGCACGATGCCACCGCCCAGGCTGACGACGATGTGCGTCAGTTCGGCGTCGCGATCGACACGTGCCTGGTGAGCCGACGCGTGGATCGCGTCATCGTCCCACTGCTGCACGGTGACAAGCTTCAGCTTGGCACCGTCGCGGACGATGATCTCAACGTTCTGCGCGTACTGTGCCGTGCCGGTGTGGCGCAGAACAACGGTGGAGACGCTGTGGCGGCCGGCCTCGATCACCAGGTGGGCGTCGGCGCGTCCGCCCTTGCCGTCGATCTGCACGACGATCGACTCGGCGACCTCTTCATCGGCGGGGATGCTGAGGTGGAGGGCATCCGACGATCCCTGCCACGCCACAGCCGAAACGATGTCCTCGGGGGTGAAGAACTCGCCGCGCGGCGCCGTGCCGTGCGCGAGTGCGGGACGGACGTACTGCGGGTGGCTGACGGTGGTCTCGACGCCGTCATTGACCGGGCTGGTCTCGAAGAGCGCCTTCAGCTGTGCAACCGGCGTGTGCTTCCAGTTGACCTCGCGGCCCGTGGGCGCACCGAAGTCCTCGGGATCGAACGACCGGGGCCGCTCGGAGCGGGTCTGCACCGGAACGAAACCGGCGCCGGTGACCTGTGCGGCCGGGTCGATGTGCGCGTTCGTCTGCGGCGCCGCGGCGGGCGCCTGTGTGGGGGCCGTCATCAGCCGACCGATCCTTCCATGCCCATCTCGATGAGCTTGTTCAGTTCCATCGCGTACTCCATGGGCAGCTCGCGCGCGATCGGCTCGATGAACCCACGCACGATCATGGCCATTGCCTCGGTCTCATCGATGCCGCGCGACTGCAGGTAGAAGAGCTGCTCGGCGCTGACCTTCGAGACGGTGGCCTCGTGGCCGAGCTGCACGTCATCGACACGGATATCGATCGACGGGTACGTGTCGGAGCGGGACTGTGTGTCGACCAGCAGCGCATCGCAGACCACGGAGTTCGCAGAGTGGTGCGCGGCGGGATCCACCCGGACCTCACCGCGGTAGCCGGAGCGGCCGCCTCCGCGGGCGATCGACTTCGAGACGATCGACGACTGCGTGTGCGGCGCCATGTGCACCATCTTCGCACCGGCGTCCTGGTGCTGACCGGGCCCGGCGAAAGCCACCGAGAGCGTCTCGCCCTTGGCGTGCTCACCCATCAGGTAGATCGACGGGTACTTCATCGTGACCTTGGAGCCGATGTTGCCGTCGACCCACTCCATGGTGGCACCCTCGTGCGCGACGGCACGCTTGGTGACCAGGTTGTAGACGTTGTTCGACCAGTTCTGGATGGTCGTGTAGCGAACGCGGGCGTTCTTCTTCACGATGATCTCGACGACCGCCGAGTGCAGCGAGTCCGACTTGTAGATCGGCGCGGTGCAGCCCTCGATGTAGTGGACGTAGCTGTCCTCATCGGCGATGATCAGGGTCCGCTCGAACTGGCCCATGTTCTCGGTGTTGATGCGGAAGTAGGCCTGCAGCGGGATCTCGACGTGCACGCCCTTCGGCACGTACACGAACGAACCACCCGACCAGACGGCCGTGTTCAGCGCGGCGAACTTGTTGTCGCCGGAGGGGATCACCGTGCCGAAGTACTCCTCGAAGAACTCCGGGTGCTCGCGCAGCGCCGTGTCGGTGTCCATGAAGATGACACCCTGCTCTTCCAGGTCCTCACGGATCTGGTGGTAGACGACCTCGGATTCGTACTGCGCGGCGACGCCGGCGACCAGGCGCTGACGCTCGGCCTCGGGGATGCCCAGGCGCTCGTACGTGTTCTTGATGTCGTCGGGGAGGTCCTCCCAGGACTGCGCCTGACGCTCGGTCGAGCGCACGAAGTACTTGATGTTGTCGAAGTCGATCTCACTGAGGTCGGCACCCCAGGTCGGCATCGGCTTGCGCTCGAAGAGCGACAGAGCCTTCAGGCGCGTCTTCAGCATCCACTCGGGCTCGTTCTTCAGACCGGAGATGTCGCGGACGACAGCTTCGGACAGACCGCGCCGTGCGCTGGCACCGGCCGCGTCGGGGTCGTGCCAGCCGAACTCGTACACCCCCAGACTGTCCAGCTCCGGGCGGTCGATCAGCACATCCGACATGGCACACTCTCCTCAACATGGACCCAGACGGTGTCATCCGCCCCGGCACACCGAACCCCGTCGAGTCTGCGGAGATCGGATGCCGCTCATGGGCCCTCATCACGACGCGCGGCGCGCGCCTAAACTGTCAGTGGTGGACGGCACGCAGTGTGCGACCATCACAACAATCCGATTCTACAGGTTCCCCTGCTGGACGGGCCCTGCGCCGTGCTCCACCGCGGAACTCCGGAGGCCCCATGACTGACATCGTCGCGCCCGAGACGACGCCCACCCCCGCACGCCTGCGCGACAGGTTCTTCGGCTGGATGCCGAGCAGCATGGACGCACGCGTGCGCGTGTTCGCGTGGCTGTCGTTCCTCTTCGAGGTCTTCATCATCGGCACCGGTGGCGCGGTGCGCCTGACCGGTTCGGGCCTCGGATGCTCCGAGTGGCCGCTGTGCACCCCGGAGTCGCTCGTCCCCACTCAGGAACAGGGCATCCACGGCGTCATCGAGTTCGGCAACCGCACGATCACGGGGGTCGTCGGCATCCTCGCCATCGTCGTCCTGCTGTTCACACTGCACGCGATCGGTGGGCGCCGCGCGTTCACGAACGCCGTGTGGTTCGCGCTCGCGGGTGTCGGAGCCGGGCTGATCGCCTACGCGATCGCCGCAGCCGCGGGCGCCGAGGCGTTCCCGTTCTTCGCAGCCGCACTGCTGCTCGTCACCATTGTCGCTGCGGCGCACTCGCTCCGTACGACCCCGGGACGCAAAGACCTGCCCGTACTGGCGTGGATCGTCCTGATCGGCGTGATCGCCCAGGCCTTCGTCGGCGGCATCACGGTGCTGACGGGACTGAACCCGTTCATCGTCGGGTTCCACTACGCGGCTTCCCTCGCGCTGGTGTGCGTCACGGCCGCCTATCTGGTGCGCATGCGTGAACCGGCCGGCGCACGCGAACGCGCCGTTCCGGTCTGGTTCGCGATCCTCACGCACGTCACGGGTCTCGCGATGGCAGTGACGATCGTCGTCGGCATCCTCACCACCGGTTCCGGCCCGCACTCCGGCGACGTCAACGTCGTGCGCGAGGGCTTCGATGCCACCGTGCTGGCCCACGTGCACTCCTGGCCGGGCTACATCCTGGCGGCGCTTGTCGTCGCACTGGCGGTGGCCGCATGGATCCAGCGCCTGCCGATGCGCGGATGGATGCTGCTGCTGGTGGCGGCCGTCGCCGTCCAGGTGCTCGTCGGCGTCTGGCAGGCACGCGAGGGTCTTCCCGCACTGCTGGTGGGCATCCACATGGTGTTGGCAGCACTGACGGCAGCCAACTACACGGTCGTCGTGCTGAAGCTCAAGCGCCCCACCGCCGGCTGATCCGCTGTTCCAACGCAATCGCCCCGGTGCTCGTGACGAGCGCCGGGGCGATTGCGTTGCGGTTGTAGACCGCTCGGATCAGAAGGGCAGCAGCGGGTCGACTGCAACCGAGAGGAACAGCAGCGTGAGGTAGGTGATCGAGGCGTGGAACACGCGCATCGGTCGCGCCTCGTCGCCGTGCACGGCGCGGTTGTAGAGCCGGTGCGACTCGTAGATGAACCAGCCGCCGAACACCACCGCCGAGACCGTGTAGACCAGACCCATGCCTGCCACAGGAATCAGCAGCAGCGAGCACGCGACCGTCGCCCACGCGTACAGGATGACCTGCAGGCCGACCTGCGACGGCGAGCGGGTCGCGCCGAGCATGGGCACGTCGACGTCG
Protein-coding sequences here:
- a CDS encoding COX15/CtaA family protein, whose translation is MDARVRVFAWLSFLFEVFIIGTGGAVRLTGSGLGCSEWPLCTPESLVPTQEQGIHGVIEFGNRTITGVVGILAIVVLLFTLHAIGGRRAFTNAVWFALAGVGAGLIAYAIAAAAGAEAFPFFAAALLLVTIVAAAHSLRTTPGRKDLPVLAWIVLIGVIAQAFVGGITVLTGLNPFIVGFHYAASLALVCVTAAYLVRMREPAGARERAVPVWFAILTHVTGLAMAVTIVVGILTTGSGPHSGDVNVVREGFDATVLAHVHSWPGYILAALVVALAVAAWIQRLPMRGWMLLLVAAVAVQVLVGVWQAREGLPALLVGIHMVLAALTAANYTVVVLKLKRPTAG